A stretch of the Lactuca sativa cultivar Salinas chromosome 9, Lsat_Salinas_v11, whole genome shotgun sequence genome encodes the following:
- the LOC111878648 gene encoding dehydration-responsive element-binding protein 2F, translating to MDNCRRTTAPFKPWKKGPTRGKGGPQNAACEFRGVRQRTWGKWVAEIREPKKRTRLWLGSFATAEEAAMAYDEAARRLYGPDAYLNLPHLRSNFNPLNKSHKFKWFSSNKFMSIFPATGLLNLNAQPSVHVIHQRLEELKRTQVSSSSSSSSNSSSIVDQISHDQVQVTSENSKTHLKESVQKPQIDLNEFLQQLGVLKKDEQTDKVTSDESYCGFKEIELSSSSKAVVEESDLGEEDFNWDVLSEIHGSHDDYNNQIFDVHDHDQELVLPTTIWNF from the coding sequence ATGGACAACTGCCGTCGAACAACAGCTCCCTTCAAACCATGGAAGAAAGGCCCCACCAGAGGCAAAGGAGGACCCCAGAACGCCGCCTGTGAGTTCCGCGGCGTCCGTCAAAGAACTTGGGGCAAATGGGTGGCGGAAATCAGAGAACCCAAGAAACGAACCAGACTATGGTTGGGCTCTTTTGCTACAGCGGAAGAAGCTGCCATGGCTTACGATGAAGCTGCCAGAAGACTTTATGGACCTGATGCTTACCTCAACTTACCCCATCTTCGATCCAACTTCAATCCTCTTAACAAATCACACAAATTCAAATGGTTTTCTTCCAACAAGTTCATGTCTATCTTTCCAGCAACCGGTTTGCTTAATCTTAATGCGCAACCGAGTGTTCATGTAATCCATCAGAGACTTGAAGAACTGAAGAGAACTCAGGTATCGTCGTCTTCTTCATCCAGCTCCAACAGTTCTTCGATTGTTGATCAGATCAGCCATGATCAAGTTCAAGTTACTAGCGAGAATTCGAAAACCCATCTCAAAGAAAGCGTCCAGAAGCCTCAGATCGATCTCAATGAGTTCCTTCAGCAACTCGGAGTGCTGAAAAAAGATGAGCAAACGGATAAAGTTACCAGTGACGAAAGTTATTGTGGATTTAAGGAGATTGAATTGTCATCGTCTTCAAAAGCAGTTGTTGAAGAATCAGATTTGGGAGAGGAAGATTTCAACTGGGATGTGTTGAGTGAGATACATGGATCTCATGATGATTATAATAATCAGATTTTTGATGTTCATGATCATGATCAGGAACTTGTTTTGCCGACCACTATCTGGAATTTTTGA
- the LOC111878643 gene encoding uncharacterized protein LOC111878643 isoform X4, whose product MSTKSSIASVMAWNWVVQSLAMFKQVDPSILIGVVKKALAISDDLGKDSREVVSLRMLESMFTHGNEATIDTHSTQNAKISFDPSEQCEDVLHRILEETSEPMTESERQKWNVHPFVIHKRASLPKSPLEKLKEEILEGSHPLLASLKKRSYLENINIPENSLNTFPEVNVHFNDQTTVSKDDLASMNLRNENNKLPKSPLQNPDDVDNATRGNTEHIQRKENEIPKEPPAKGLEENTLMDHNDQTPSKNLEQNCDDLNADHGQQELTDEKCDDEMTNIAAMKEAFLNSQHTLSQDSMATIDSTEICLCMKCNNGGELLVCSSDTCQLRVHESCLGSTTTTLDKNGKFLCPFCAYSHAISMYLEAKKKTSLARKDLQAFMSSAVKHRPNKSTQTEALGQKVKGNVNGHTVRRDTEDRTPNEHKQKCNENESHVSKTHSRRCRDQKPQYTSPTIPLIRRNKLQWTMSEVEILKEGVQRFSSNNNSKGFPWKDILDFGGDVFHKSRTTIDLKDKWRNLCKGSPAKKKQRL is encoded by the exons ATGTCCACCAAGTCTTCAATTGCATCAGTAATGGCATGGAATTGGGTTGTTCAATCCCTTGCAATGTTTAAGCAAGTCGATCCATCTATTTTAATTG GTGTGGTAAAAAAGGCTCTTGCAATTTCTGATGATTTAGGAAAAGATTCAAGGGAGGTGGTCTCCTTGAGAATGTTAGAGAGCATGTTTACTCATGGCAATGAAGCTACAATTGATACTCATTCTACTCAAAATGCTAAAATCTCTTTCGATCCATCAGAGCAATGTGAAGATGTTTTGCACAGGATATTAGAGGAG ACATCTGAACCGATGACAGAGTCAGAAAGGCAAAAATGGAATGTTCATCCTTTTGTAATTCATAAAAGGGCTTCTCTCCCCAAAAGCCCCTTGGAAAAG CTTAAAGAAGAAATTCTTGAAGGCAGTCATCCGCTTCTTGCATCATTGAAAAAGAGGAGTTATTTAGAAAACATAAATATACCTGAAAATAGTCTAAATACATTCCCTGAGGTCAATGTCCATTTTAATGACCAAACTACAGTATCTAAAGATGATTTGGCATCAATGAATCTTAGAAACGAAAACAACAAATTACCAAAAAGCCCGTTGCAGAATCCTGATGATGTAGACAATGCCACTAGAGGAAATACAGAGCATattcaaagaaaagaaaatgaaataCCTAAAGAACCCCCTGCAAAAGGCTTAGAGGAGAACACATTGATGGATCACAATGACCAGACTCCATCAAAGAATCTTGAACAGAATTGTGATGATCTAAATGCTGACCATGGTCAACAAGAGTTGACCGATGAGAAATGTGATGATGAAATGACTAACATTGCTGCCATGAAAGAAGCTTTCTTGAACTCTCAACATACACTGAGTCAAGATTCCATGGCTACAATTGACTCTACTGAAATATGTCTTTGTATGAAGTGTAACAATGGTGGTGAGTTGTTAGTTTGTAGTTCTGACACCTGTCAGTTAAGAGTTCACGAGAGCTGTTTGGGATCTACTACTACCACACTTGACAAAAATGGAAAGTTTTTATGCCCATTTTGTGCATATTCTCATGCAATATCAATGTATCTTGAAGCTAAGAAAAAAACTTCCTTGGCTAGAAAAGACTTACAAGCCTTTATGAGTTCAGCAGTCAAACATAGACCAAATAAGTCAACACAAACTGAAGCTCTGGGTCAAAAAGTCAAAGGGAATGTCAATGGGCATACTGTGAGGAGAGATACAGAAGATCGCACACCAAATGAGCATAAACAGAAATGCAATGAAAACGAAAGCCATGTGTCAAAAACTCACTCAAGAAGATGCCGTGACCAAAAACCACAGTA CACATCTCCAACAATTCCTTTAATACGGCGAAACAAACTCCAATGGACAATGTCAGAGGTGGAGATattaaag GAAGGGGTGCAGAGATTTTCGAGTAATAATAATAGCAAAGGATTTCCATGGAAGgatattttggattttggaggggaTGTGTTCCACAAAAGTCGTACTACAATTGACTTAAAAGATAAATGGAGAAACTTATGCAAAGGAAGCCCTGCCAAAAAGAAGCAAAGACTGTAA
- the LOC111878643 gene encoding uncharacterized protein LOC111878643 isoform X2: protein MSTKSSIASVMAWNWVVQSLAMFKQVDPSILIGVVKKALAISDDLGKDSREVVSLRMLESMFTHGNEATIDTHSTQNAKISFDPSEQCEDVLHRILEETSEPMTESERQKWNVHPFVIHKRASLPKSPLEKVGNSFFFYAFCHKLSKKFILCIIKQLKEEILEGSHPLLASLKKRSYLENINIPENSLNTFPEVNVHFNDQTTVSKDDLASMNLRNENNKLPKSPLQNPDDVDNATRGNTEHIQRKENEIPKEPPAKGLEENTLMDHNDQTPSKNLEQNCDDLNADHGQQELTDEKCDDEMTNIAAMKEAFLNSQHTLSQDSMATIDSTEICLCMKCNNGGELLVCSSDTCQLRVHESCLGSTTTTLDKNGKFLCPFCAYSHAISMYLEAKKKTSLARKDLQAFMSSAVKHRPNKSTQTEALGQKVKGNVNGHTVRRDTEDRTPNEHKQKCNENESHVSKTHSRRCRDQKPQYTSPTIPLIRRNKLQWTMSEEGVQRFSSNNNSKGFPWKDILDFGGDVFHKSRTTIDLKDKWRNLCKGSPAKKKQRL from the exons ATGTCCACCAAGTCTTCAATTGCATCAGTAATGGCATGGAATTGGGTTGTTCAATCCCTTGCAATGTTTAAGCAAGTCGATCCATCTATTTTAATTG GTGTGGTAAAAAAGGCTCTTGCAATTTCTGATGATTTAGGAAAAGATTCAAGGGAGGTGGTCTCCTTGAGAATGTTAGAGAGCATGTTTACTCATGGCAATGAAGCTACAATTGATACTCATTCTACTCAAAATGCTAAAATCTCTTTCGATCCATCAGAGCAATGTGAAGATGTTTTGCACAGGATATTAGAGGAG ACATCTGAACCGATGACAGAGTCAGAAAGGCAAAAATGGAATGTTCATCCTTTTGTAATTCATAAAAGGGCTTCTCTCCCCAAAAGCCCCTTGGAAAAGGTCGGAAATAGTTtctttttttatgcattttgtcATAAATTATCAAAAAAGTTTATCTTATGTATAATTAAACAGCTTAAAGAAGAAATTCTTGAAGGCAGTCATCCGCTTCTTGCATCATTGAAAAAGAGGAGTTATTTAGAAAACATAAATATACCTGAAAATAGTCTAAATACATTCCCTGAGGTCAATGTCCATTTTAATGACCAAACTACAGTATCTAAAGATGATTTGGCATCAATGAATCTTAGAAACGAAAACAACAAATTACCAAAAAGCCCGTTGCAGAATCCTGATGATGTAGACAATGCCACTAGAGGAAATACAGAGCATattcaaagaaaagaaaatgaaataCCTAAAGAACCCCCTGCAAAAGGCTTAGAGGAGAACACATTGATGGATCACAATGACCAGACTCCATCAAAGAATCTTGAACAGAATTGTGATGATCTAAATGCTGACCATGGTCAACAAGAGTTGACCGATGAGAAATGTGATGATGAAATGACTAACATTGCTGCCATGAAAGAAGCTTTCTTGAACTCTCAACATACACTGAGTCAAGATTCCATGGCTACAATTGACTCTACTGAAATATGTCTTTGTATGAAGTGTAACAATGGTGGTGAGTTGTTAGTTTGTAGTTCTGACACCTGTCAGTTAAGAGTTCACGAGAGCTGTTTGGGATCTACTACTACCACACTTGACAAAAATGGAAAGTTTTTATGCCCATTTTGTGCATATTCTCATGCAATATCAATGTATCTTGAAGCTAAGAAAAAAACTTCCTTGGCTAGAAAAGACTTACAAGCCTTTATGAGTTCAGCAGTCAAACATAGACCAAATAAGTCAACACAAACTGAAGCTCTGGGTCAAAAAGTCAAAGGGAATGTCAATGGGCATACTGTGAGGAGAGATACAGAAGATCGCACACCAAATGAGCATAAACAGAAATGCAATGAAAACGAAAGCCATGTGTCAAAAACTCACTCAAGAAGATGCCGTGACCAAAAACCACAGTA CACATCTCCAACAATTCCTTTAATACGGCGAAACAAACTCCAATGGACAATGTCAGAG GAAGGGGTGCAGAGATTTTCGAGTAATAATAATAGCAAAGGATTTCCATGGAAGgatattttggattttggaggggaTGTGTTCCACAAAAGTCGTACTACAATTGACTTAAAAGATAAATGGAGAAACTTATGCAAAGGAAGCCCTGCCAAAAAGAAGCAAAGACTGTAA
- the LOC111878643 gene encoding uncharacterized protein LOC111878643 isoform X3, whose amino-acid sequence MSTKSSIASVMAWNWVVQSLAMFKQVDPSILIGKDSREVVSLRMLESMFTHGNEATIDTHSTQNAKISFDPSEQCEDVLHRILEETSEPMTESERQKWNVHPFVIHKRASLPKSPLEKVGNSFFFYAFCHKLSKKFILCIIKQLKEEILEGSHPLLASLKKRSYLENINIPENSLNTFPEVNVHFNDQTTVSKDDLASMNLRNENNKLPKSPLQNPDDVDNATRGNTEHIQRKENEIPKEPPAKGLEENTLMDHNDQTPSKNLEQNCDDLNADHGQQELTDEKCDDEMTNIAAMKEAFLNSQHTLSQDSMATIDSTEICLCMKCNNGGELLVCSSDTCQLRVHESCLGSTTTTLDKNGKFLCPFCAYSHAISMYLEAKKKTSLARKDLQAFMSSAVKHRPNKSTQTEALGQKVKGNVNGHTVRRDTEDRTPNEHKQKCNENESHVSKTHSRRCRDQKPQYTSPTIPLIRRNKLQWTMSEVEILKEGVQRFSSNNNSKGFPWKDILDFGGDVFHKSRTTIDLKDKWRNLCKGSPAKKKQRL is encoded by the exons ATGTCCACCAAGTCTTCAATTGCATCAGTAATGGCATGGAATTGGGTTGTTCAATCCCTTGCAATGTTTAAGCAAGTCGATCCATCTATTTTAATTG GAAAAGATTCAAGGGAGGTGGTCTCCTTGAGAATGTTAGAGAGCATGTTTACTCATGGCAATGAAGCTACAATTGATACTCATTCTACTCAAAATGCTAAAATCTCTTTCGATCCATCAGAGCAATGTGAAGATGTTTTGCACAGGATATTAGAGGAG ACATCTGAACCGATGACAGAGTCAGAAAGGCAAAAATGGAATGTTCATCCTTTTGTAATTCATAAAAGGGCTTCTCTCCCCAAAAGCCCCTTGGAAAAGGTCGGAAATAGTTtctttttttatgcattttgtcATAAATTATCAAAAAAGTTTATCTTATGTATAATTAAACAGCTTAAAGAAGAAATTCTTGAAGGCAGTCATCCGCTTCTTGCATCATTGAAAAAGAGGAGTTATTTAGAAAACATAAATATACCTGAAAATAGTCTAAATACATTCCCTGAGGTCAATGTCCATTTTAATGACCAAACTACAGTATCTAAAGATGATTTGGCATCAATGAATCTTAGAAACGAAAACAACAAATTACCAAAAAGCCCGTTGCAGAATCCTGATGATGTAGACAATGCCACTAGAGGAAATACAGAGCATattcaaagaaaagaaaatgaaataCCTAAAGAACCCCCTGCAAAAGGCTTAGAGGAGAACACATTGATGGATCACAATGACCAGACTCCATCAAAGAATCTTGAACAGAATTGTGATGATCTAAATGCTGACCATGGTCAACAAGAGTTGACCGATGAGAAATGTGATGATGAAATGACTAACATTGCTGCCATGAAAGAAGCTTTCTTGAACTCTCAACATACACTGAGTCAAGATTCCATGGCTACAATTGACTCTACTGAAATATGTCTTTGTATGAAGTGTAACAATGGTGGTGAGTTGTTAGTTTGTAGTTCTGACACCTGTCAGTTAAGAGTTCACGAGAGCTGTTTGGGATCTACTACTACCACACTTGACAAAAATGGAAAGTTTTTATGCCCATTTTGTGCATATTCTCATGCAATATCAATGTATCTTGAAGCTAAGAAAAAAACTTCCTTGGCTAGAAAAGACTTACAAGCCTTTATGAGTTCAGCAGTCAAACATAGACCAAATAAGTCAACACAAACTGAAGCTCTGGGTCAAAAAGTCAAAGGGAATGTCAATGGGCATACTGTGAGGAGAGATACAGAAGATCGCACACCAAATGAGCATAAACAGAAATGCAATGAAAACGAAAGCCATGTGTCAAAAACTCACTCAAGAAGATGCCGTGACCAAAAACCACAGTA CACATCTCCAACAATTCCTTTAATACGGCGAAACAAACTCCAATGGACAATGTCAGAGGTGGAGATattaaag GAAGGGGTGCAGAGATTTTCGAGTAATAATAATAGCAAAGGATTTCCATGGAAGgatattttggattttggaggggaTGTGTTCCACAAAAGTCGTACTACAATTGACTTAAAAGATAAATGGAGAAACTTATGCAAAGGAAGCCCTGCCAAAAAGAAGCAAAGACTGTAA
- the LOC111878643 gene encoding uncharacterized protein LOC111878643 isoform X1, translating to MSTKSSIASVMAWNWVVQSLAMFKQVDPSILIGVVKKALAISDDLGKDSREVVSLRMLESMFTHGNEATIDTHSTQNAKISFDPSEQCEDVLHRILEETSEPMTESERQKWNVHPFVIHKRASLPKSPLEKVGNSFFFYAFCHKLSKKFILCIIKQLKEEILEGSHPLLASLKKRSYLENINIPENSLNTFPEVNVHFNDQTTVSKDDLASMNLRNENNKLPKSPLQNPDDVDNATRGNTEHIQRKENEIPKEPPAKGLEENTLMDHNDQTPSKNLEQNCDDLNADHGQQELTDEKCDDEMTNIAAMKEAFLNSQHTLSQDSMATIDSTEICLCMKCNNGGELLVCSSDTCQLRVHESCLGSTTTTLDKNGKFLCPFCAYSHAISMYLEAKKKTSLARKDLQAFMSSAVKHRPNKSTQTEALGQKVKGNVNGHTVRRDTEDRTPNEHKQKCNENESHVSKTHSRRCRDQKPQYTSPTIPLIRRNKLQWTMSEVEILKEGVQRFSSNNNSKGFPWKDILDFGGDVFHKSRTTIDLKDKWRNLCKGSPAKKKQRL from the exons ATGTCCACCAAGTCTTCAATTGCATCAGTAATGGCATGGAATTGGGTTGTTCAATCCCTTGCAATGTTTAAGCAAGTCGATCCATCTATTTTAATTG GTGTGGTAAAAAAGGCTCTTGCAATTTCTGATGATTTAGGAAAAGATTCAAGGGAGGTGGTCTCCTTGAGAATGTTAGAGAGCATGTTTACTCATGGCAATGAAGCTACAATTGATACTCATTCTACTCAAAATGCTAAAATCTCTTTCGATCCATCAGAGCAATGTGAAGATGTTTTGCACAGGATATTAGAGGAG ACATCTGAACCGATGACAGAGTCAGAAAGGCAAAAATGGAATGTTCATCCTTTTGTAATTCATAAAAGGGCTTCTCTCCCCAAAAGCCCCTTGGAAAAGGTCGGAAATAGTTtctttttttatgcattttgtcATAAATTATCAAAAAAGTTTATCTTATGTATAATTAAACAGCTTAAAGAAGAAATTCTTGAAGGCAGTCATCCGCTTCTTGCATCATTGAAAAAGAGGAGTTATTTAGAAAACATAAATATACCTGAAAATAGTCTAAATACATTCCCTGAGGTCAATGTCCATTTTAATGACCAAACTACAGTATCTAAAGATGATTTGGCATCAATGAATCTTAGAAACGAAAACAACAAATTACCAAAAAGCCCGTTGCAGAATCCTGATGATGTAGACAATGCCACTAGAGGAAATACAGAGCATattcaaagaaaagaaaatgaaataCCTAAAGAACCCCCTGCAAAAGGCTTAGAGGAGAACACATTGATGGATCACAATGACCAGACTCCATCAAAGAATCTTGAACAGAATTGTGATGATCTAAATGCTGACCATGGTCAACAAGAGTTGACCGATGAGAAATGTGATGATGAAATGACTAACATTGCTGCCATGAAAGAAGCTTTCTTGAACTCTCAACATACACTGAGTCAAGATTCCATGGCTACAATTGACTCTACTGAAATATGTCTTTGTATGAAGTGTAACAATGGTGGTGAGTTGTTAGTTTGTAGTTCTGACACCTGTCAGTTAAGAGTTCACGAGAGCTGTTTGGGATCTACTACTACCACACTTGACAAAAATGGAAAGTTTTTATGCCCATTTTGTGCATATTCTCATGCAATATCAATGTATCTTGAAGCTAAGAAAAAAACTTCCTTGGCTAGAAAAGACTTACAAGCCTTTATGAGTTCAGCAGTCAAACATAGACCAAATAAGTCAACACAAACTGAAGCTCTGGGTCAAAAAGTCAAAGGGAATGTCAATGGGCATACTGTGAGGAGAGATACAGAAGATCGCACACCAAATGAGCATAAACAGAAATGCAATGAAAACGAAAGCCATGTGTCAAAAACTCACTCAAGAAGATGCCGTGACCAAAAACCACAGTA CACATCTCCAACAATTCCTTTAATACGGCGAAACAAACTCCAATGGACAATGTCAGAGGTGGAGATattaaag GAAGGGGTGCAGAGATTTTCGAGTAATAATAATAGCAAAGGATTTCCATGGAAGgatattttggattttggaggggaTGTGTTCCACAAAAGTCGTACTACAATTGACTTAAAAGATAAATGGAGAAACTTATGCAAAGGAAGCCCTGCCAAAAAGAAGCAAAGACTGTAA
- the LOC111885952 gene encoding uncharacterized protein LOC111885952 → MTMIVMLLLIPILNIEDNMEFHLLLGFYIMSNIAKLEFAALEVSGKNYVPWMIDVKMHLESMGISNTIYEFNNCLAQDKAKAQVFLRKHIDEMLRFEYLDVTDPSILWNLLKERFDHQKEVILPNARDEWRTLRFQDFKKVNEYNSALFRICSQLKYCGQEVTDEDMLEKTYSTFHATNITLMQQYRMQKFTRYSELNACLLVAEQNNELLMKNHESRPTESVALPEANATNTDGNQNNTRGRGRGRGRGRGRGCGYFNRNQSHNQNHNSGRGQGNNRGRGQKRNNYQNSQRNNVHTQDKARVARHDTGTSQKSDGSCYRCGSTGHWSRTCRTPAHLCQLYQESIKGKGKEANLIDNVEFTPLNVADFCNDMEDIN, encoded by the exons ATGACTATGATAGTCATGTTACTTCTCATCCCAATTCTTAACATCGAAGATAATATGGAATTTCATCTACTTTTAGGCTT TTACATTATGTCCAACATTGCAAAGCTCGAGTTTGCAGCACTTGAAGTTAGTGGGAAAAACTATGTGCCATGGATGATAGATGTAAAAATGCATCTTGAGTCCATGGGAATCTCAAATACTATATACGAATTTAATAATTGCTTGGCACAAGACAAAGCAAAAGCACAAGTTTTCCTTCGTAAGCATATTGATGAAATGTTGAGATTTGAATATCTTGATGTTACTGATCCAAGTATTCTCTGGAATCTTTTGAAAGAAAGATTTGACCATCAAAAGGAAGTTATACTTCCAAATGCTAGAGATGAATGGAGAACACTGAGGTTTCAAGACTTCAAGAAAGTGAATGAATACAACTCAGCTTTGTTCAGAATATGTTCACAACTCAAGTATTGTGGACAAGAAGTTACTGATGAAGATATGCTGGAGAAAacttactccacatttcatgcaaCAAACATTACCTTGATGCAACAATATCGAATGCAAAAGTTCACAAGATATTCTGAACTAAATGCATGCCTGCTTGTTGCAGAGCAAAACAACGAGCTCTTGATGAAAAACCATGAATCTCGTCCAACAGAATCAGTAGCACTTCCTGAAGCAAATGCTACAAATACTGATGGTAATCAAAACAATACACGTGGACGAGGGCGCGGTCGTGGCCGAGGTCGAGGACGAGGTTGTGGCTATTTTAATCGAAACCAAAGCCATAATCAGAACCATAATTCTGGTCGTGGACAAGGTAATAATCGTGGTCGTGGCCAGAAAAGGAATAATTaccaaaattcacaaagaaacaaTGTCCACACACAAGATAAGGCCAGAGTGGCAAGGCATGACACTGGGACATCACAAAAATCTGATGGTTCATGTTATAGATGTGGTAGCACAGGCCATTGGTCAAGGACCTGTCGCACACCTGCACATCTTTGTCAACTTTATCAAGAGTCcattaaaggaaaaggaaaagaagcAAACCTCATTGATAATGTTGAATTCACTCCGCTAAATGTTGCTGATTTCTGCAATGACATGGAAGACATAAACTAA